Proteins co-encoded in one Cinclus cinclus chromosome Z, bCinCin1.1, whole genome shotgun sequence genomic window:
- the LOC134056664 gene encoding M-phase inducer phosphatase 2-like encodes MSLRGGRGLAAISPLPSPGTAALTPLSLDRADPAVPDRYQDTPQRGRGALPLPRLWHTLSPEPQASDCPGDSVSSQPTDTGMRMPSPHKAHLCSPHSFQKMMPNSGRRLKDRKLLGQRMHSLPQKCQLEARPVLKDISQLQVRRDRVQQRQTEPEDEGGFGPKKLQRPGQRDRLPAGHGAARRNLLAQSPSRTPALHHLLCFSPKSPQLVLWQSDATMCQGMENGLTTPVMKKEEAKLRAGKRSQCRQLFRSSWLPGSVPRPVLKRGQPSHRGTPVKAKKQKRVSGSPDQEASVQLGVGLEPSRSAQLEEMEKVLASDEQELIGDFSMPHLLPTVEGKDPSLKYISPGTLVAVLTGHFSSFLESSIVVDCRYPYEYEGGHITGAVNLPLQRDVEEFLLEQPSVALDSSKRVIVIFHCEFSVERGPKMCKFLRERDRSCHEYPQLQYPELYVLNGGYREFFFQFPSHCEPRDYRPMAHPAFKEELRKFRGQSRRGRRELLVRGRDL; translated from the exons ATGTCACTGCGCGGTGGCCGCGGGCTGGCggccatctcccctctgccctccccgggcacagccgcgcTCACGCCGCTGTCACTGGATAGGGCTGACCCGGCGGTCCCGGACAG GTACCAGGACACCCCTCAGAGGGGACGCGGGGCGCTGCCCCTCCCGCGGCTGTGGCACACGCTGTCCCCGGAGCCGCAGGCCTCGGACTGCCCCGGGGACTCGGTGTCCTCGCAGCCCACGGATACAG ggatgcGGATGCCATCCCCCCATaaagctcatctctgctctccccacagcttccagaaaatgatgCCGAACTCTGGGAGACGTCTCAAAGA TAGGAAGCTCCTTGGCCAGAGGATGCACTCCTTGCCG cagaagtgtcagctggaagccagaccggtcctgaaggacatctcccagctccaggtgcgcagggacagagtgcagcagcGCCAGACGGAGCCcgaggatgagggg ggctttggccccaaaaagctgcagaggccgGGCCAGCGGGACCGGCTGCCCGCcggccatggggctgccaggaggaacCTTCTTGCCCAGAGCCCTTCCCGCACACCAG cccttcaccatctcctctgcttctcccccaagtccccccagctggtgctctggcagagcgatgccaccatgtgccaggggatggagaacGGGCTGACCACGCCagtgatgaagaaggaggaggcaaagctg CGTGCGGGGAAGCGCAGCCAGTGCCGGCAGCTCTTCCGCTCGTCCTGGCTGcccggcagtgtccccaggcccgTCCTGAAGCGGGGACAGCCCTCGCACAGGGGCACCCCTGTCAAggctaagaagcagaagagggtgtCTGGCAGTCCTGACCAGGAGGCGTCGGTGCAGTTg ggagtggggctggagccttccAGATCCGCCCAgcttgaggagatggagaaagtgctggccagcgatgagcaggagctcattggggacttctccatg cctcacctcctgccgacggtggaagggaaggacccaAGCCTGAAGTACATCTCCCCTGGCACG ctggtggcagtgctgacggggcacttcagcagcttcctcgaGAGCAGCATCGTGGTGGACTGCCGGTACCCCTACGAATACGAGGGGGGCCACATCACG ggtgctgtcaACCTGCCGCTGCAGCGGGatgtggaggaattcctgctggagcagcccagtgtggcgctggacagcagcaagagggtgATCGTCATCTTCCACTGCGAGTTCTCTGTTGAAAGGGGCCCCAAAAT GTGCAAGTTCCTGCGGGAGAGGGATCGGTCCTGCCACGAGTACCCGCAGCTGCAGTACCCTGAGCTCTACGTCTTGAACGGGGGGTACCGCgagttcttcttccagttcccg AGCCACTGCGAGCCCCGGGACTATCGGCCCATGGCGCACCCGGCGTTCAAGGAGGAGCTGCGCAAATTCCGTGGGCAGAgccggcgcggccggcgggagcTCTTGGTCCGCGGGCGGGACCTgtga